The Primulina tabacum isolate GXHZ01 chromosome 7, ASM2559414v2, whole genome shotgun sequence genome includes a window with the following:
- the LOC142551088 gene encoding mavicyanin-like: MALNLEKSAVGFLFLIFSASVIHLSTGAVHSVGGSAGWTTIGNVDYKQWAATKNFQVGDVIVFMYNPQFHNVMRVTHAGYKACNASSPISTHTTGNDTITIDSHGHHFFLCGVPGHCQAGQKVDINVLRATSIVPGPSDMVPEVKVPAPSPSDAAAAQSTLCLKAWITIAIISHILS; encoded by the exons ATGGCATTAAATCTTGAGAAAAGTGCTGTGGGATTTTTGTTTTTGATTTTTTCTGCTTCAGTGATTCATCTGTCAACTGGGGCTGTTCATTCCGTTGGAGGCTCGGCAGGCTGGACTACCATTGGGAATGTGGATTACAAGCAATGGGCAGCTACAAAAAACTTTCAAGTTGGTGACGTTATAG TTTTCATGTACAACCCACAGTTTCACAACGTGATGCGAGTGACACATGCTGGCTACAAGGCATGCAATGCGTCGTCCCCTATCTCGACTCATACAACTGGAAACGATACCATAACCATTGATTCTCATGGCCACCACTTCTTCCTATGTGGAGTACCAGGTCATTGTCAAGCAGGACAGAAAGTCGATATCAATGTACTACGTGCCACTTCAATCGTACCTGGACCCTCTGATATGGTTCCTGAAGTCAAAGTACCCGCACCTTCTCCCAGTGATGCAGCTGCTGCGCAGTCCACTCTATGCCTCAAAGCTTGGATTACCATTGCCATTATTTCTCATATTCTAAGTTAG
- the LOC142550487 gene encoding uncharacterized protein LOC142550487 isoform X1, which produces MNPPSPPLSPPLTHMRDHTSFADMYELRFISLEDKVETILKDQADIKNQLKNVHDDISSLKDIIGRLPLMNVNVDQGETSRHRFEDIPFMRVDEVDPNIRLVSDPSLTRAFENTSGDKLRLFTVEEEPITDEELRHLVMNDTMSLTFEKRARMFANRSWPRVSTEIHSCMENTRICGMCSSYDSSWFRVLGAPASWLTETHIQECCRGLLQLQRTYSHLMSQEVSLMDVDFHQLVSSVFNEGGENNIECLMPYVRAEISEWPAIPWNKAKIILIPFHLPGHWVLLKVLHNRKNITIMDSDRSVDRSGKTLLKLINPLSLMLPHMLGVDASERWSIVRQENFPTQKTSGECGVYCLAAAAYTMFRENAYQLNDEKIEEFRHYCCCCIWDKFWSLD; this is translated from the exons ATGAATCCACCGTCTCCTCCATTGTCTCCTCCATTGACTCACATGAGAGATCATACATCTTTTGCAGACATGTATGAACTTCGTTTCATAAGTTTGGAGGATAAAGTTGAGACGATACTAAAGGACCAAGCCGATATCAAAAATCAATTGAAAAATGTGCATGACGATATATCGAGTTTGAAGGATATAATTGGGAGATTACCTTTGATGAATGTCAATGTTG ATCAAGGCGAGACATCAAGGCATAGATTTGAAGATATTCCATTTATGAGAGTAGATGAGGTGGATCCAAATATTCGACTTGTGAGCGATCCGTCTTTGACTCGAGCTTTTGAAAACACTTCGGGCGATAAGTTAAGATTGTTCACAGTTGAGGAAGAGCCTATAACAGACGAGGAACTGCGTCATCTTGTTATGAATGATACGATGTCTTTGACTTTTGAGAAAAGAGCTAGAATGTTCGCTAATAGATCGTGGCCACGAGTAAGTACTGAGATTCATTCTTGTATGGAAAATACGAGGATATGTGGGATGTGTTCATCCTATGATAGCTCGTGGTTTCGTGTATTGGGGGCACCTGCTTCTTGGCTGACTGAGACC CATATTCAAGAATGTTGTCGAGGGTTGCTCCAACTACAAAGGACATACTCACATTTAATGTCACAAGAGGTGTCATTGATGGATGTCGATTTTCATCAGCTGGTTTCGAGTGTTTTCAATGAGGGCGGAGAGAATAATATAGAATGTTTGATGCCCTATGTGAGAGCAGAAATTAGTGAGTGGCCGGCTATTCCATGGAACAAAGCCAAAATAATTTTGATACCCTTTCATCTTCCTGGACATTGGGTTTTGTTAAAAGTTTTGCATAACCGTAAGAATATCACAATCATGGATTCAGACCGTAGCGTAGATAGGTCGGGCAAGACATTGCTTAAACTTATTAACCCTTTGTCTCTTATGCTTCCACATATGTTGGGTGTTGATGCTTCAGAAAGATGGAGCATAGTTAGGCAAGAAAATTTTCCTACTCAAAAGACcag CGGTGAATGTGGAGTATATTGTTTAGCGGCAGCAGCTTATACGATGTTTAGAGAAAATGCCTATCAACTTAACGATGAGAAGATTGAGGAATTTAGgcattattgttgttgttgtatTTGGGATAAATTCTGGTCATTGGATTAA
- the LOC142551089 gene encoding chloride channel protein CLC-d-like, whose product MFIDLSPFLNPSPYVVPEDMSLTKVYHLFRQLGLRHLLVVPRTSHVVGMITWKDLLIEDTEGSAGVELQSPSVRFYILKVVLQLNQDFSSDPCFGEKVRTFIRVLLK is encoded by the exons ATGTTCATTGATCTTTCTCCATTTTTGAATCCCTCCCCTTATGTTGTTCCTGAAGATATGTCATTGACCAA GGTATATCATCTATTTCGTCAACTGGGATTAAGGCATTTACTTGTTGTTCCACGCACATCTCATGTTGTTGGAATGATCACCTGGAAGGATCTGTTAATTGAG GATACCGAAGGCTCGGCTGGCGTAGAGCTTCAATCCCCTAGTGTAAG GTTTTACATTTTGAAAGTAGTGCTCCAATTAAATCAAGATTTCAGCTCAGATCCATGTTTTGGGGAAAAAGTTCGGACCTTCATTAGGGTACTTCTTAAGTGA
- the LOC142550487 gene encoding uncharacterized protein LOC142550487 isoform X2 has translation MNPPSPPLSPPLTHMRDHTSFADMYELRFISLEDKVETILKDQADIKNQLKNVHDDISSLKDIIGRLPLMNVNVGETSRHRFEDIPFMRVDEVDPNIRLVSDPSLTRAFENTSGDKLRLFTVEEEPITDEELRHLVMNDTMSLTFEKRARMFANRSWPRVSTEIHSCMENTRICGMCSSYDSSWFRVLGAPASWLTETHIQECCRGLLQLQRTYSHLMSQEVSLMDVDFHQLVSSVFNEGGENNIECLMPYVRAEISEWPAIPWNKAKIILIPFHLPGHWVLLKVLHNRKNITIMDSDRSVDRSGKTLLKLINPLSLMLPHMLGVDASERWSIVRQENFPTQKTSGECGVYCLAAAAYTMFRENAYQLNDEKIEEFRHYCCCCIWDKFWSLD, from the exons ATGAATCCACCGTCTCCTCCATTGTCTCCTCCATTGACTCACATGAGAGATCATACATCTTTTGCAGACATGTATGAACTTCGTTTCATAAGTTTGGAGGATAAAGTTGAGACGATACTAAAGGACCAAGCCGATATCAAAAATCAATTGAAAAATGTGCATGACGATATATCGAGTTTGAAGGATATAATTGGGAGATTACCTTTGATGAATGTCAATGTTG GCGAGACATCAAGGCATAGATTTGAAGATATTCCATTTATGAGAGTAGATGAGGTGGATCCAAATATTCGACTTGTGAGCGATCCGTCTTTGACTCGAGCTTTTGAAAACACTTCGGGCGATAAGTTAAGATTGTTCACAGTTGAGGAAGAGCCTATAACAGACGAGGAACTGCGTCATCTTGTTATGAATGATACGATGTCTTTGACTTTTGAGAAAAGAGCTAGAATGTTCGCTAATAGATCGTGGCCACGAGTAAGTACTGAGATTCATTCTTGTATGGAAAATACGAGGATATGTGGGATGTGTTCATCCTATGATAGCTCGTGGTTTCGTGTATTGGGGGCACCTGCTTCTTGGCTGACTGAGACC CATATTCAAGAATGTTGTCGAGGGTTGCTCCAACTACAAAGGACATACTCACATTTAATGTCACAAGAGGTGTCATTGATGGATGTCGATTTTCATCAGCTGGTTTCGAGTGTTTTCAATGAGGGCGGAGAGAATAATATAGAATGTTTGATGCCCTATGTGAGAGCAGAAATTAGTGAGTGGCCGGCTATTCCATGGAACAAAGCCAAAATAATTTTGATACCCTTTCATCTTCCTGGACATTGGGTTTTGTTAAAAGTTTTGCATAACCGTAAGAATATCACAATCATGGATTCAGACCGTAGCGTAGATAGGTCGGGCAAGACATTGCTTAAACTTATTAACCCTTTGTCTCTTATGCTTCCACATATGTTGGGTGTTGATGCTTCAGAAAGATGGAGCATAGTTAGGCAAGAAAATTTTCCTACTCAAAAGACcag CGGTGAATGTGGAGTATATTGTTTAGCGGCAGCAGCTTATACGATGTTTAGAGAAAATGCCTATCAACTTAACGATGAGAAGATTGAGGAATTTAGgcattattgttgttgttgtatTTGGGATAAATTCTGGTCATTGGATTAA